The proteins below come from a single Micromonospora citrea genomic window:
- the panB gene encoding 3-methyl-2-oxobutanoate hydroxymethyltransferase, protein MVESTPSEVTALYGGPATRRVRTRDLIAAKERGERWPMLTSYDQYTASIFDQAGIPVLLVGDSAANNVFGYETTLPVTAEELLPLVRAVVRATRHTLVVGDLPFGSYEEGPTQALRTAVRFMKEGGCHAVKLEGGRRCAGQIAAITGAGIPVMAHIGFTPQSEHAIGGYRVQGRGDAAEDVIADARAVAEAGAFAVVLEMVPGEVAKRITAELPIPTVGIGAGPDTDAQVLVWQDMAGLRAGKAPRFVKRYADLAGTLADATRRFADEVRGGDFPAAEHTF, encoded by the coding sequence ATGGTGGAGTCCACCCCGTCCGAGGTGACCGCCCTCTACGGCGGCCCGGCCACCCGGCGGGTACGCACCCGCGACCTGATCGCCGCCAAGGAGCGCGGCGAGCGGTGGCCGATGCTCACCTCGTACGACCAGTACACCGCCTCGATCTTCGACCAGGCCGGCATCCCGGTGCTGCTGGTCGGCGACTCGGCGGCGAACAACGTCTTCGGCTACGAGACGACGTTGCCGGTGACCGCCGAGGAGCTGCTCCCGCTGGTCCGCGCGGTGGTGCGGGCGACCCGGCACACGCTGGTCGTCGGCGACCTGCCCTTCGGCTCGTACGAGGAGGGTCCGACGCAGGCGCTGCGCACCGCGGTGCGGTTCATGAAGGAGGGCGGCTGCCACGCGGTGAAGCTGGAGGGCGGCCGGCGCTGTGCCGGGCAGATCGCCGCGATCACCGGCGCCGGCATCCCGGTGATGGCGCACATCGGCTTCACCCCGCAGAGCGAGCACGCCATCGGCGGCTACCGGGTCCAGGGGCGCGGCGACGCGGCCGAGGACGTCATCGCCGACGCCCGCGCCGTGGCCGAGGCGGGCGCGTTCGCCGTGGTGCTGGAGATGGTGCCCGGCGAGGTAGCCAAGCGGATCACCGCGGAGCTGCCGATCCCGACCGTCGGCATCGGCGCCGGCCCGGACACCGACGCCCAGGTGCTGGTCTGGCAGGACATGGCCGGCCTGCGTGCCGGCAAGGCGCCCCGCTTCGTGAAGCGCTACGCCGACCTGGCCGGCACCCTCGCCGACGCGACCCGGCGCTTTGCCGACGAGGTCCGTGGCGGCGACTTCCCCGCCGCCGAGCACACCTTCTGA
- the npdG gene encoding NADPH-dependent F420 reductase: MAYDASTLPDVSGLTVGIIGGTGDQGRGLAYRFARAGQSVLIGSRSAERAAQSAQEIASLPGVPAGAEVAGAGNEEVARRSDVVVVAVPWDGHAATVAALAEPLAGKIVIDCVNPLGFDKQGPYALAVPEGSAVQQAAGLLPDSRVCAAFNHVSAPLLADPEIDRIDLDVLICTEDRDLVGVVAALAARIPGMRGIYAGRLRNAHQIEAFTANLIAINKRYKAHAGIRVTDL, from the coding sequence ATGGCTTACGACGCGAGCACGCTGCCCGACGTGTCCGGGCTGACCGTCGGCATCATCGGCGGCACCGGCGACCAGGGACGGGGGCTCGCCTACCGGTTCGCCCGGGCCGGCCAGTCCGTGCTGATCGGGTCGCGGTCGGCCGAGCGGGCCGCACAGTCCGCGCAGGAGATCGCGTCGCTGCCCGGCGTCCCGGCCGGGGCCGAGGTCGCGGGCGCCGGCAACGAGGAGGTGGCCCGGCGCAGCGACGTGGTCGTCGTCGCGGTGCCGTGGGACGGGCACGCCGCGACCGTCGCCGCGCTCGCCGAGCCCCTCGCCGGCAAGATCGTCATCGACTGCGTCAACCCGCTCGGCTTCGACAAGCAGGGCCCCTACGCGCTCGCCGTGCCGGAGGGCAGCGCCGTCCAGCAGGCCGCCGGGCTGCTGCCCGACTCCCGGGTCTGCGCCGCGTTCAACCACGTCAGCGCGCCGCTGCTGGCCGACCCGGAGATCGACCGGATCGACCTCGACGTGCTCATCTGCACCGAGGACCGGGATCTGGTCGGCGTGGTCGCCGCCCTCGCGGCCCGGATCCCCGGCATGCGCGGCATCTACGCCGGCCGGCTGCGCAACGCCCACCAGATCGAGGCGTTCACCGCCAACCTGATCGCCATCAACAAGCGCTACAAGGCGCACGCCGGGATCCGGGTCACCGACCTCTGA
- a CDS encoding nucleotidyltransferase domain-containing protein, whose product MTDLDPALRRYLVDLLAAARDVLGDDLVGAYAAGSVGLGAYQPGRSDVDVALVCADALDPARKRELVARLRHESLPCPARGLELVVYRRAVACSGTPEPGFEVELNTGARMAFRATWAAAERAAEDGLFWYGLDRSILHQCGYALLGPPAADTFADLSATDLRRLLTDALRWWLALPTPPGDGPAPGAEDAVLGACRSLVKVRHGVWLSKADAGRRLIADGRPIGAVAGRSLAADAGRTPGAVAGGSLGGVAGSAAAASTGGDGGDADLIERSIAAREGGPPPGGPEARAFQRRVLAEISG is encoded by the coding sequence ATGACTGACCTCGACCCCGCCCTGCGCCGCTACCTCGTCGACCTGCTCGCCGCCGCCCGCGACGTCCTCGGCGACGACCTCGTCGGGGCGTACGCGGCCGGCTCGGTGGGTTTGGGCGCGTACCAGCCGGGGCGCAGCGACGTCGACGTGGCGCTGGTCTGCGCGGACGCCCTCGACCCGGCGCGCAAGCGGGAACTGGTGGCGCGGCTGCGGCACGAGTCGCTGCCCTGCCCGGCGCGCGGGCTGGAACTGGTCGTCTACCGTCGGGCGGTCGCCTGCTCCGGCACGCCGGAACCCGGATTCGAGGTCGAGCTGAACACCGGCGCGCGGATGGCGTTCCGGGCCACCTGGGCCGCCGCCGAGCGGGCGGCCGAGGACGGCCTGTTCTGGTACGGGCTGGACCGCAGCATCCTGCACCAGTGCGGGTACGCCCTGCTCGGGCCGCCGGCCGCCGACACCTTCGCCGACCTCTCCGCCACCGACCTGCGTCGCCTGCTGACCGACGCGCTGCGCTGGTGGCTGGCCCTGCCGACGCCGCCCGGCGACGGTCCCGCCCCCGGCGCCGAGGACGCGGTGCTCGGCGCCTGCCGGTCCCTGGTGAAGGTCCGTCACGGGGTCTGGCTGTCGAAGGCCGACGCCGGCCGCCGGCTGATCGCCGACGGCCGGCCGATCGGCGCTGTCGCCGGCCGGTCCCTCGCCGCCGATGCCGGTAGGACACCCGGCGCCGTTGCCGGCGGGTCGCTCGGCGGCGTCGCCGGTTCGGCTGCGGCTGCGTCCACCGGCGGCGACGGCGGGGACGCCGACCTGATCGAGCGGTCGATCGCGGCGCGGGAGGGCGGGCCGCCGCCGGGCGGCCCGGAGGCCCGGGCCTTCCAGCGCCGCGTCCTCGCCGAGATCAGCGGCTGA
- the glnA gene encoding type I glutamate--ammonia ligase, whose translation MDRQQEFVLRTLEERDIRFVRLWFTDVLGTLKSVSVAPAELEAAFEEGIGFDGSAIEGFARVFESDMVAMPDPTTFQVFPFEGGVSGESARMFCDILLPDGGPSWADPRHVLRRALSKAAEKGFTFYTHPEIEFFLLENGPLDGSVPVPVDTGGYFEHTTHAVARDFRRQAVLALERIGISVEFSHHEVAPGQQEIDLRYADALTTADNIMTFRHVVKEVALSTGVQATFMPKPFTDQPGSGMHTHLSLFEGERNAFHDGGDPMKLSKVARAFIAGLLVHAREYTAVTNQWVNSYKRLFPQALPDRVTESPAYVCWGHLNRSALVRVPAYGKPNSARVEVRSPDSAANPYLAFAVLLGAGMKGIEEGYELPPGAEDDVWSLTSAERRAMGYEPLPENLAEAIDVMAGSELVAEVLGEHVFDFFLRNKRAEWEQYRREVTPYERQRYLSL comes from the coding sequence GTGGACCGTCAGCAGGAGTTCGTCCTCCGTACGCTGGAAGAGCGGGACATCCGGTTCGTCCGGCTGTGGTTCACCGACGTGCTGGGCACGCTCAAGAGCGTCTCGGTGGCCCCCGCCGAGCTGGAGGCGGCCTTCGAGGAGGGCATCGGCTTCGACGGCTCGGCGATCGAGGGCTTCGCCCGGGTCTTCGAGTCCGACATGGTCGCCATGCCCGACCCGACCACCTTCCAGGTCTTCCCGTTCGAGGGCGGGGTCAGCGGCGAGAGCGCCCGGATGTTCTGCGACATCCTGCTGCCCGACGGCGGCCCGTCCTGGGCCGACCCGCGGCACGTGCTGCGCCGGGCGCTGTCGAAGGCGGCCGAGAAGGGGTTCACCTTCTACACCCACCCCGAGATCGAGTTCTTCCTGCTGGAGAACGGCCCGCTGGACGGTTCGGTGCCGGTCCCGGTCGACACCGGCGGCTACTTCGAGCACACCACCCACGCGGTGGCCCGCGACTTCCGCCGCCAGGCCGTGCTGGCGCTGGAGCGGATCGGCATCTCGGTGGAGTTCAGCCACCACGAGGTGGCCCCCGGCCAGCAGGAGATCGACCTGCGCTACGCCGACGCGCTGACCACCGCCGACAACATCATGACCTTCCGGCACGTGGTGAAGGAGGTGGCGCTCTCCACCGGAGTGCAGGCCACCTTCATGCCGAAGCCCTTCACCGACCAGCCCGGCAGCGGCATGCACACCCACCTGTCGCTGTTCGAGGGGGAGCGCAACGCGTTCCACGACGGCGGCGACCCGATGAAGCTGTCCAAGGTGGCCCGCGCCTTCATCGCCGGGCTGCTGGTGCACGCCAGGGAATACACGGCCGTCACCAACCAGTGGGTCAACTCCTACAAGCGGCTCTTCCCGCAGGCGCTGCCCGACCGGGTCACCGAGAGCCCCGCGTACGTCTGCTGGGGTCACCTGAACCGGTCCGCGCTGGTCCGGGTCCCGGCCTACGGCAAGCCGAACTCGGCCCGGGTCGAGGTCCGCTCGCCCGACTCGGCGGCCAACCCCTACCTGGCCTTCGCGGTGCTGCTCGGGGCCGGGATGAAGGGCATCGAGGAGGGCTACGAGCTGCCGCCGGGCGCCGAGGACGACGTCTGGTCGCTGACCAGCGCCGAGCGGCGGGCGATGGGATACGAGCCGCTGCCGGAGAACCTGGCCGAGGCGATCGACGTGATGGCCGGCTCCGAGCTTGTCGCCGAGGTGCTCGGCGAGCACGTCTTCGACTTCTTCCTGCGCAACAAGCGGGCCGAGTGGGAGCAGTACCGCCGCGAGGTCACCCCCTACGAGCGGCAGCGCTACCTGTCGCTGTAG
- a CDS encoding NUDIX hydrolase, translating into MGASDYILRIREHVGHDLLWLPSVSAVVRNDAGELLLGRRADDGRWSVASGVVEPSEQPATAVVREVREETGLHVEPVRLSSVLTHPHTYPNGDRCEYLNLGFECRLLGSTARVNDDESVAVEWFPPDRLPPLDRHARLVIAHALGAEATAWFLPAGTVWTESDD; encoded by the coding sequence GTGGGCGCATCGGACTACATCCTGCGGATCCGCGAGCACGTCGGCCACGACCTGCTCTGGCTGCCGAGCGTGAGCGCGGTGGTCCGCAACGACGCCGGGGAACTGCTGCTGGGCAGGCGCGCCGACGACGGCCGGTGGTCCGTCGCCAGCGGCGTCGTCGAGCCGAGCGAGCAGCCGGCCACGGCGGTGGTCCGCGAGGTACGGGAGGAGACCGGCCTGCACGTGGAGCCGGTCCGGTTGAGCAGCGTCCTCACCCACCCGCACACCTATCCCAACGGCGACCGCTGCGAATACCTGAACCTCGGCTTCGAGTGCCGGCTGCTGGGCAGCACCGCGCGGGTCAACGACGACGAGTCGGTGGCCGTGGAGTGGTTCCCGCCCGACCGGCTGCCGCCGCTGGACCGGCACGCCCGGCTGGTCATCGCGCACGCCCTCGGCGCCGAGGCCACCGCCTGGTTCCTGCCCGCCGGCACGGTCTGGACGGAGTCCGATGACTGA
- a CDS encoding MFS transporter: protein MPAGRSRPPVLSVGGLWVIAGGLAVRLVPARHVAPATAVIFGGVSTASVLGVPAGTVVGDLLGWRAAFGVAGVLALLTTVTVAAARRDRTA, encoded by the coding sequence ATTCCCGCGGGGCGCTCCCGTCCACCAGTCCTCAGCGTCGGCGGCCTCTGGGTGATCGCCGGTGGCCTCGCGGTCCGCCTCGTGCCGGCCCGGCACGTCGCGCCCGCCACCGCCGTCATCTTCGGCGGGGTCTCCACCGCGTCCGTCCTCGGCGTGCCGGCCGGCACGGTGGTCGGCGACCTCCTCGGCTGGCGCGCCGCGTTCGGCGTCGCCGGCGTCCTCGCCCTGCTCACGACCGTCACGGTCGCCGCCGCCCGGCGGGACCGCACCGCCTGA
- a CDS encoding RNB domain-containing ribonuclease, which translates to MVIRRVLAPRIDFGALRRELGLPEGFPAAAQREADAAAAAPPRPAVDRTDIPFVTVDPAGSRDLDQAMHLARRVGGGYRVSYAIADVAAHVRPGGALEEETWRRGQTVYLPDGTVPLHPETLSEGAASLLPEVDRAAVVWTVDLDSEGGTVGVELERALVRSRAQLDYAGVQVAADAGRLPDPIALLPEIGALLTARGLRRGAINLPLPEQDVEADGDGWRLVLRGPVPMEEHNAQISLLTGMAAAEIMLAGGVGLLRTMPAPKPEAVARLRAAAAPLGVHWPEGAGPGEVLAGLDPSQPRAAAFVDQAAELMRGAAYTAFDGAPPEQREHGGVAAAYAHVTAPLRRLADRYATEVCLALHEGRPVPDWARAALPRLPEVMATTDRVASAASRGAIELAEAVLLRHRVGETFDAAVLDADAVPEGKPRPGRRPGGTVALDDPPVRARCLGELPLGERVRVRLVTADPATRSVAFERA; encoded by the coding sequence GTGGTGATCCGACGCGTACTCGCGCCCCGCATCGACTTCGGCGCGCTGCGCCGCGAGCTGGGACTGCCCGAGGGGTTCCCGGCCGCGGCGCAGCGTGAGGCCGACGCCGCGGCGGCGGCGCCGCCCAGGCCGGCCGTCGACCGCACCGACATCCCGTTCGTCACCGTCGACCCCGCCGGCTCCCGCGACCTCGACCAGGCGATGCACCTCGCCCGCCGCGTCGGCGGCGGCTACCGGGTGTCGTACGCGATCGCCGACGTGGCGGCGCACGTGCGCCCCGGCGGCGCGTTGGAGGAGGAGACCTGGCGGCGCGGGCAGACCGTCTACCTGCCCGACGGGACGGTGCCGCTGCACCCGGAGACCCTCAGCGAGGGCGCGGCGAGCCTCCTGCCGGAGGTCGACCGGGCCGCCGTCGTGTGGACCGTCGACCTCGACTCCGAGGGCGGCACCGTCGGGGTCGAGCTGGAGCGGGCGCTGGTGCGCAGCCGGGCCCAGTTGGACTACGCCGGCGTCCAGGTTGCCGCCGACGCCGGCCGGCTGCCCGACCCGATCGCCCTGCTGCCCGAGATCGGGGCCCTGCTCACCGCCCGCGGCCTGCGCCGGGGAGCGATCAACCTGCCGCTGCCCGAGCAGGACGTGGAGGCGGACGGCGACGGCTGGCGGCTGGTGCTGCGCGGGCCGGTGCCGATGGAGGAGCACAACGCGCAGATCTCCCTGCTGACCGGGATGGCCGCCGCCGAGATCATGCTGGCCGGCGGGGTCGGCCTGCTGCGCACGATGCCGGCCCCGAAACCCGAGGCGGTGGCGCGGCTGCGCGCCGCCGCCGCCCCGCTGGGCGTGCACTGGCCCGAGGGGGCCGGCCCCGGCGAGGTGCTCGCCGGGCTGGACCCGTCGCAGCCCCGGGCCGCCGCCTTCGTCGACCAGGCGGCCGAGCTGATGCGCGGCGCCGCGTACACGGCCTTCGACGGCGCACCGCCGGAGCAGCGGGAGCACGGCGGGGTGGCGGCCGCGTACGCCCATGTCACCGCGCCGCTGCGCCGCCTGGCCGACCGGTACGCCACAGAGGTCTGCCTGGCGCTGCACGAGGGCCGGCCGGTGCCCGACTGGGCCCGCGCGGCGCTGCCCCGGCTGCCCGAGGTGATGGCGACGACCGACCGGGTGGCCTCGGCGGCCAGCCGGGGCGCGATCGAGCTCGCCGAGGCGGTGCTGCTCCGGCACCGGGTCGGGGAGACCTTCGACGCGGCGGTGCTCGACGCCGACGCGGTCCCGGAGGGCAAGCCCCGCCCGGGTCGCCGGCCCGGCGGCACGGTGGCGCTCGACGACCCGCCGGTGCGCGCCCGCTGCCTGGGCGAGCTGCCGCTCGGGGAGCGGGTCCGGGTCCGGCTGGTCACCGCCGACCCGGCGACGCGTTCGGTGGCCTTCGAACGAGCCTGA
- a CDS encoding RidA family protein: protein MPHTISNPDTLHDPVSYGYSHVARVSGELVLVAGQYASDATGQVTSPDFAAQVRQSFANLGKALAAEGLEHRHIVQLRTHIVDHDADKLAVVAGVIGEIWGATPPTQTLTGVAALALPDMLFEVDAVAARP from the coding sequence ATGCCACACACCATCAGCAACCCCGACACCCTGCACGACCCGGTGAGCTACGGCTACAGCCACGTCGCCCGCGTCTCGGGAGAACTGGTCCTCGTCGCCGGCCAGTACGCCTCAGACGCCACCGGCCAGGTCACCTCCCCGGACTTCGCCGCACAGGTGAGGCAGTCGTTCGCCAACCTGGGGAAGGCGTTGGCCGCCGAGGGGCTGGAGCACCGCCACATCGTGCAGCTGCGCACCCACATCGTGGACCACGACGCCGACAAGCTGGCCGTCGTCGCGGGGGTCATCGGCGAGATCTGGGGTGCCACGCCGCCCACGCAGACCCTCACCGGCGTGGCCGCCCTCGCGCTGCCCGACATGCTCTTCGAGGTCGACGCGGTCGCCGCCCGGCCCTGA
- a CDS encoding helix-turn-helix transcriptional regulator encodes MNRTDRLYALVEELRAVSPRPRSARWLAERFEVSTRTIERDINALQESGVPIWAEQGRTGGYALDRARTLPPVNLTPGEAVALAVALHRMRGTPFAAAAGSALRKLVAVMPAADAAEAHRLAARVHLIGEGPATPVPAGVADAVRAGRVLRIRYADRAGAGSLRDVEPLGYLGNARHWYLLAWCRLRGGIRAFRTDRISTVTTLGERVPERELAVDDLDIPRERIRRLSLV; translated from the coding sequence GTGAACCGGACGGATCGTCTCTACGCACTGGTGGAGGAGCTGCGCGCCGTGTCGCCCCGGCCGCGCAGCGCCCGCTGGCTCGCCGAGCGCTTCGAGGTGAGCACCCGCACGATCGAGCGCGACATCAACGCCCTCCAGGAATCCGGCGTGCCGATCTGGGCCGAGCAGGGCCGCACGGGCGGCTACGCGCTCGACCGGGCGCGCACGCTGCCGCCGGTCAACCTGACCCCCGGCGAGGCCGTCGCCCTGGCGGTGGCGCTGCACCGGATGCGCGGCACCCCGTTCGCCGCCGCGGCCGGCTCCGCGCTGCGCAAGCTGGTCGCCGTGATGCCGGCCGCCGACGCCGCCGAGGCACACCGGCTGGCCGCGCGGGTGCACCTGATCGGCGAGGGCCCGGCGACACCCGTCCCGGCCGGCGTCGCCGACGCCGTACGCGCGGGGCGCGTGCTGCGCATCCGCTACGCCGACCGGGCGGGCGCCGGCTCGCTGCGCGACGTGGAACCGTTGGGCTACCTCGGCAACGCCCGGCACTGGTACCTGCTGGCCTGGTGCCGGTTGCGCGGCGGCATCCGGGCCTTCCGCACCGACCGGATCAGCACGGTCACCACCCTCGGCGAGCGGGTGCCGGAGCGGGAGCTGGCTGTCGACGACCTCGACATCCCCCGGGAGCGCATCCGCCGGCTCAGCCTGGTCTGA
- a CDS encoding DUF350 domain-containing protein codes for MLEDLLSGAWQSVVFGVVGVALMAAGFGLVDVLTPGRLRELIWVRRNGNAALLLAANQLGIAGIVFTAILTSYSDFAKGLASTVIFGLIGLAIMALAFFVLDLLTPGRLGEIICSDEPHPAARVSAATHFGAALIVCACIA; via the coding sequence GTGCTGGAGGACCTGCTCAGCGGAGCCTGGCAGAGCGTCGTGTTCGGGGTCGTCGGGGTGGCCCTGATGGCGGCCGGGTTCGGGCTGGTCGACGTGCTCACTCCCGGGCGGCTGCGCGAGCTGATCTGGGTGCGTCGCAACGGCAACGCCGCGCTGCTGCTCGCCGCCAACCAGCTCGGCATCGCCGGGATCGTGTTCACCGCGATCCTGACCAGCTACAGCGACTTCGCCAAGGGGCTGGCCTCGACGGTCATCTTCGGCCTGATCGGGCTGGCCATCATGGCGCTGGCGTTCTTCGTGCTGGACCTGCTCACGCCGGGCAGGCTCGGTGAGATCATCTGCTCGGACGAGCCGCACCCGGCGGCCCGGGTCAGCGCCGCCACGCACTTCGGAGCCGCCCTGATCGTCTGCGCCTGCATCGCCTGA
- a CDS encoding NAD+ synthase, which yields MPTLRLALCQVNPTVGDLAGNAALVRAWARRAADAGAQLVAFPEMVLTGYPVEDLVFRRSFVAASRAALDRLAADLAADGLGELPVLVGYLDADGPPQVSGDAEPGRGARNAAALLHRGGIVATYFKHHLPNYGVFDEDRYFVPGRELTVVRVGGVDVALTICEDLWQAGGPFAAARQAGVGLVLNINGSPYELNKDDIRLPLVRRRAAEAGATIAYVNMIGGQDELVFEGDSMIVTADGELLTRAPQFVEHLLVHDVDLPPARESAGPDEALADDMRVVRAAVDAVPPPAGGPAATGGIIAPVADEAEVWQALVLGLRDYVDKNRFPSVVLGLSGGIDSAVVAALAVDALGPDRVVGVSLPSQHSSEHSREDAAELAKRTGLDYRVEPIQPMVDTFLANMSLSGVSVENLQARVRGVILMALSNQEGHLVLTTGNKSELAVGYSTLYGDSVGGFNPVKDVWKTLVWRLAKWRNADAARRGETPPIPENSIGKPPSAELSPGQLDSDTLPDYDVLDPILIGYVDGDLGRDGLVASGHDPAIVDRVLRMVDTAEYKRRQSAPGTKISMKAFGRDRRLPITNRWREDG from the coding sequence ATGCCCACCCTGCGTCTCGCCCTGTGCCAGGTCAACCCGACCGTCGGCGACCTCGCCGGCAACGCCGCCCTGGTCCGTGCCTGGGCCCGCCGTGCCGCCGACGCCGGCGCCCAGCTCGTCGCGTTCCCGGAGATGGTGCTGACCGGCTACCCGGTCGAGGACCTGGTCTTCCGGCGGTCCTTCGTCGCCGCGTCGAGGGCCGCGCTGGACCGGCTCGCCGCCGATCTCGCCGCCGACGGGCTGGGCGAGCTGCCGGTGCTGGTGGGATACCTGGACGCCGACGGCCCGCCGCAGGTCAGCGGCGACGCCGAACCGGGTCGCGGGGCCCGTAACGCGGCCGCGCTGCTGCACCGGGGCGGCATCGTGGCCACCTACTTCAAGCACCACCTGCCCAACTACGGCGTCTTCGACGAGGACCGCTACTTCGTCCCCGGCCGGGAGCTGACCGTCGTCCGCGTCGGCGGGGTGGACGTGGCGCTGACCATCTGCGAGGACCTGTGGCAGGCCGGCGGCCCGTTCGCCGCGGCCCGCCAGGCCGGCGTCGGTCTGGTCCTGAACATCAACGGCTCGCCGTACGAGCTGAACAAGGACGACATCCGGCTGCCGCTGGTGCGGCGCCGGGCCGCCGAGGCGGGGGCCACCATCGCGTACGTCAACATGATCGGCGGCCAGGACGAGCTGGTCTTCGAGGGCGACTCGATGATCGTGACCGCGGACGGCGAACTGCTCACCCGCGCGCCGCAGTTCGTCGAGCACCTGCTGGTGCACGACGTCGACCTGCCGCCGGCCCGGGAGTCGGCGGGCCCCGACGAGGCGCTGGCCGACGACATGCGGGTGGTCCGCGCCGCGGTCGACGCCGTCCCGCCACCGGCCGGCGGGCCCGCCGCCACGGGCGGCATCATCGCCCCGGTGGCCGACGAGGCCGAGGTGTGGCAGGCGCTGGTGCTGGGGCTGCGCGACTACGTCGACAAGAACCGGTTCCCGTCGGTGGTGCTGGGCCTCTCCGGCGGCATCGACTCGGCGGTGGTGGCCGCGCTGGCCGTCGACGCGCTCGGGCCCGACCGGGTGGTCGGCGTGTCGCTGCCCAGCCAGCACTCCTCCGAGCACAGCCGCGAGGACGCGGCGGAGCTGGCCAAGCGGACCGGGCTGGACTACCGGGTCGAGCCGATCCAGCCGATGGTGGACACCTTCCTGGCCAACATGTCGCTCTCCGGCGTCTCGGTGGAGAACCTCCAGGCGCGGGTGCGCGGGGTGATCCTCATGGCCCTGTCGAACCAGGAGGGGCACCTGGTGCTCACCACCGGCAACAAGAGCGAGCTGGCGGTCGGCTACTCCACCCTCTACGGCGACTCGGTCGGCGGCTTCAACCCCGTCAAGGACGTGTGGAAGACGCTGGTGTGGCGGTTGGCGAAGTGGCGCAACGCGGACGCCGCCCGCCGGGGCGAGACCCCGCCCATCCCCGAGAACTCGATCGGCAAGCCGCCGAGCGCCGAGCTGAGCCCGGGCCAGCTCGACAGCGACACGCTGCCCGACTACGACGTGCTGGACCCGATCCTGATCGGCTACGTCGACGGCGACCTGGGCCGCGACGGGCTGGTCGCGTCCGGCCACGACCCGGCCATCGTCGACCGGGTGCTGCGGATGGTGGATACCGCCGAGTACAAGCGCCGCCAGTCCGCGCCGGGCACGAAGATCTCGATGAAGGCGTTCGGGCGGGACCGGCGGCTGCCGATCACGAACCGGTGGCGCGAGGACGGCTGA
- a CDS encoding RrF2 family transcriptional regulator, with protein sequence MKMSEGVEWALHTCLNLSWVTDGRAIRATTLAAFYELPPAYLNKQLQALARAGIVTSTSGPRGGFRLARRPEEITLLDVVVAIEGTEEAFRCSEILRQGPGGQPDVDYRQTCVISQAMRRAELSWRRELAAQSLADIKATVEHRFPAAPGQTRNRFTALRG encoded by the coding sequence ATGAAGATGAGCGAGGGCGTCGAGTGGGCCCTGCACACCTGCCTCAACCTGTCCTGGGTCACCGACGGCCGGGCGATCCGCGCGACCACCCTCGCCGCGTTCTACGAGCTGCCCCCCGCCTATCTGAACAAGCAGCTCCAGGCGCTGGCCCGCGCCGGCATCGTCACCTCCACCTCCGGCCCGAGGGGCGGCTTCCGGCTGGCCCGTCGGCCGGAGGAGATCACCCTGCTGGACGTGGTGGTCGCGATCGAGGGCACCGAGGAGGCGTTCCGGTGCAGCGAGATCCTGCGCCAGGGGCCCGGCGGCCAGCCGGACGTCGACTACCGGCAGACCTGCGTGATCTCCCAGGCCATGCGCCGGGCGGAGCTGAGCTGGCGGCGGGAGCTGGCCGCGCAGAGCCTGGCCGACATCAAGGCCACCGTGGAGCACCGGTTCCCGGCCGCGCCGGGCCAGACCCGGAACCGCTTCACCGCCCTGCGGGGCTGA